AGACAAATTCTTTTGTACACGCGCTGCAAACGTAAGTCTTGCCAACACCGTGGAGGCTTGATCGATGGTCGAGCAAAGCGGAGGGCTTTCCAAAGAGCAGCACGCAGAATTCACATTTGTAGGGCCATTCATCAGCATGGTCACCAACATGTTGGCCTAGTTCTTTCATTGAATGGAAAAGCTTATCACACACATTGCAGATGAAATTCTTGGTGAAAGTCTGCTGTTGTGCATCACCTGGTATGTTATATGAGGATATGTCCTCTTCCGCTTTCTCAGTTAAAGGTGAAGTTTGTGATGGTGTATCAGGTGCGGAAAGAGTATCGtcagcagcttcctcttcttttgtGGTGGGCGGCTCTGCCTTAACAACAGGTTCCGGTTTGGGACTCGATTCAGCCACAGGAGGACAATCAGATACCACTGAGGTGGTGGTGGCCAGAGTTACTGATTCTGCGATGGAGGACACAAGGATAGTGGGGTCCACAGATGGAGAGTCGGGCACTGATGCAATCTGTTGCTGTTCGATGTGATTAACGACCATCTGTGTAGGTACTGGAGCCTCAGAAGGGCTTTCTTGTAAGGTAATTGCAGCAGGGACCACACTCCCTGGGGTTTCAAGAGATATTGTGCACTCTATCAACACTGTGTTACTGGTTATGTTATAAGAGTTGAGGAGGGAGTCACTTAAAGTTACAGTAGGTGTGAACGGTACCCCCGACACAGGAGTGGATTCAACTAGAGACGGATTGAGAGAAATCTGATCAGTGAGAAACAAGTGGCCCTGTAGATTTAAAGTGGGGTCCAGGGGTTGGGAGAGAGTGACAAGGTTTGCAGGATTTGTTCCGGCAAATGCAGCGGTTAAATCGCACTCTGAAGGATTCAGTGCATTTTCTGTGCAGATGACCAAAGGGTCAGGAGATATGTTTGGAGCTAACATCTGGATTGGTTGGTTTGAAGGGTTTGTAATATGTGGTGATGAAGCCAAAACTGTGATTAATGAAGGAGTAGAAGTGAGCATTCTGTGTGAGGATGGGGAGGCAAATGCAATAGTGCACGGTGAGGCTGGTTGCAAGGCGGGTGATGGGGTTAGAGAACTGGGGGGTAGGGCAAGTCCATAAACAAGACCTTCTGCAATAGGTTCAACCGAGGTCATTATATCTGACCCTGTGACTATGGCAAAGTCTGTAAGTAAAGAATTTTCTAGATTTCCCAGGCTTACATTTTGCTCTCCGATATTCATAAAGGGTTTCGCCATCATGCATGAATTGAATGTTTCTTCTGTCAAAACTGCCTGTGAGACTAAATTTATTGTCAGTCCAGATTCGCCTAGCCTTCTCTGCAAACTTAAATCCAGCACAGCATCAGCTAACGCTAAATCTTCATTTCTTCTGACTGTATTAGAGAGATCCAGTGGTTGCTGGTTACAGGAATTGCCACCAGTCATGGGGGGCCAGCTCTCCGTTGAGACGGGTTTCACTGCTGGCTCCTCCACAGGTGGTGTAGCATCATCTTTCTCACTAGCTGTTAGATGCACAGGGGAGATCTGCTGGGTCTCCATCTGTCCTGTTCTTTCAGCAACAATATTTCCGGTGTCTGACACTGGCGTTTCCTCGATGGACATTGAGTTTTGCTGTTGAGAGCTTGTTGGAGATCCGGTCCGTCTTTTAAACCTTCCTGTTCCAATGGgaaggacggagagagagacaggcgaACAAGGCTTCTGACCCTCTGTGATCAGGGCGAGTGTCGGGTTAAGGCCATCCTGCTTCTCCAGTAGCTGCTTCAGCTTTGGGGACAGAAACAccgttctttctttctgcacaACTGTGGACTCTGTATTCAGGGGAAGCAGATTCTCAATCAAAGATGACACAAgcgatgatgaggaagaggacacCACCACCTCAGACTCCAGTTCCGTTTTAATTTGTGGTAAAAGAGGTGGTGTTGCAGTTCTTCTCTTAGCCAGTGGTTGACCAGGTATCTCTGTGCCTGTGACTGAATCTGCATTCAGAACCTGGCTGATTTGGGCAGGGTCCAGAATCAGGGCATCCAGTCCAACTAAAGCCGAGGAACCTGAATGAACCTCAGATGTTTCACAGCTACTTACTGTACTTGTTGACACAATCTTTCCATCAATGTAGAAGCTGAGATTCTCTGAAATATTGCTAGAGACATCTAgcatgtattgtgtgtgttgccctACATTCTGAATAACAGTTGCAGATGCTATATTTTCACCAAGCTGTGTTATCTGTTCAGCCGTTTCACTGAAAATCCTCTCAAGATTTTCCTCCACAGGTAGCTGGGTTTTCTCTTCACCAGCAAGTTGCGGGTGTACCCCCTGTTCGTCCGGCTGAGCGATGTGTTCTCCGGCTGTCAACAAGGAAGTATAAGAGCTAGCGGGGGATGAAGTATAATGTTGCATGACAGAATCCAAAGGCTTCATATTCTCAGGCTGCAACTCCCCTTGATTTGTACCTGAAGACATGTTGCTGTTATTGCTTATATGTACATGTTCCTCGCTGTTAGCCAAAGCATGGACGTGCATGTGTCGCTCCAAGCCTTGTTTGCTGGTAAAATGTCTCTCACAGTGCTGACAGGGAAAAGCCTCCCACACTCTCTCAGTATCCTGATGGGGATGTTTGTGAAGATCTGGGTGTAGAGACTTGATCACGTCTGGTTCCATGTTAGTTTCAACTTGATATATATCCTTCTCCCCTATATCCTCACTGTTTCCAGATTAAAACAGTACGAGTGAGGGGGAGTCCTCCATCTGCTGTGGAAGTTAGATCCAGTTTTCTGATGTAGGTTTCACACAAGACTCCAGTAGATATCACACCTGTTAAATGGATGaaaaaatactgttattttttcatctaTATGAAAAAGCCAACATTAAAAAGCAATTTTAGCAATTAATTTTTTAGAAAGTGTCCcccaaaatgttgttttactaGTTATATCAGCAAGAGTGATGTATTTATCacttataattatatataatattgcCACTTAATTAGACATATGTATTGCAAAATGCTATGACAGCATTATATTAGACAGGTGGACATTATATTGTATAAATACCAATATCAATACCTTGATGTAATTCTTTTAATAATCttgatgtatattttatttgtttgggcGTATTGAATTAGCCCTAAACATTATTGTAGAGTAGGTGCagtacaagccacattcaccgattctctctcacacacacacacacacacacacacacgcacacacgcacgcacgcacgctgcGCTTCTTCTATCATACACTGCAAGGGGATGTGGTGGCCACATAGCATGTGGACTGGTCCactgattagtggacgacccgctcgaCCCACTGAACCATAGCCGCCCACAGCAGAGTGGGCCACCCCATATGGTTAATATCTTAAATGCTACATAAATTCAATCATGCATTTAGTTAACAGAAAATTTTAAAGAAGCTGTAGAATTCTTACCATTTTAATGGTCAGTGTAGGACAGAGGGCATTTTGAATGGACGgattaactttttattttatttataatacgACATATTTGCTCAAAACAGTGAGAGATAAAACAGGTCAGAGTAGACATTCCTGTCTTGGTAAGTTTAGCTTCTGTCCCTCAAGTAACTTTTACATTAAGAACCAGCAAATGCAGCAGGGACCCGAACTTTGTAGATCTGTTCATTCCAAGTTAAAAGTGTCCCAAGTGAGTACCGGTTTACCAGTTTATGATTTCCTCATCCACCCTGGTATGGTCACCTTACACGTACACCACCTGCTgattacacacattcacacctagcaactgccacacacacccacacacacccacacacccacacacacaccttaaatCATATATTTTTCTGATAGTCACCACTGCTACATATTGACACTTTAGGTCTGGAATCTTCTATTTTAACTACATGTATTTACAACTTCTTCATATTATAGAAGTATGTATTtagatacagtatatttaaatgatttgtttaaaaaattgAATTGGTTTGACAAATGCCAATATAATGTTGCTTGAACTTAGTAAAACAACCCTATCTCGTATTTAATTTCTGAATTTAATCCTTGCCATTCATTTAACCCTTTTTTTCTGATAGCCACCGTACAGTAACTTTCATTGTTGGTAATGTTGGGTGCATTTTGATTCATCTACTGCCTCCTCTGACAAAATGGCAGGCCCATGATGTGTGTGGCAGGGTTGTCGTGCTCTTGAACCATTAGATTGCAGCCTTGTAGCATCGAAATCTAAAATTCCAATTATTCGTTTATTTAAAAGAtcattctttcttttatttacctTGCATAAATATTCCATAAGTAGcgcagtttcttttttttctggcatttgtggagacagaagaaatgtaaacaaacactaTATAGCTCGAGTTTAAAAACATTATCTTTCGAGTATTTCACGACGACGAGCATGCAATAAAGCACACATCAAAAATGACTCGGTCACCTGATCATTCTTAGCCGAAACCGAAATTAGTTCCCACACCATGCATGGcctgtgtatttattatttaaagcaGATTTTTAAATGCTATTCAACTTCTAATTCCTTCCATCTGCGCCGCAACACATGGATTTGAAGACGACCGAACCGATTCACACCAAACAGACGGTCTTTCTATTTTTCCTCCTGTGATCTTTGATTCGGTTTAGCTTTGGGCTGCGTTCACACGCGTCCACCTGGTGTGATGACGCTCCCCCGTCCTTGCACCATTGCTCGTTGCTCTCACAACACGTCGCCACTCCGCTGTTTCGCTGCCGAGGCGGAAAAGGTCAACACACGCGTCTCTAGCACAGACCCCGCACACACAGGAGACCACAACCCAAagcacacacagctcacagctCACAGCGAGGGCTCCACTTACCAGGTGAAAGAAATCAGCTGTTATCGCCATTAACCCACTGACAATATGCTGCTAGCTGCAATGCTAGCCCCTAAGCTACAGTTCGGACAGTTTGCTGCACACGCCGACAGTAACGTAGAGATGGGACGCAACAGTTCCCGGACATACTTGTGTTCTCAGTGAAAGCAGCAGGAAGCTTTGATAGAATCTTCTCATGCAGGTTGTGGAcattagtgtgtttttttttttttttcctctcctcttcctttaaTGCACCAACAAGCTTCCGGCGCTCTCATTGGTCAGAGGAAGGGGATGTTAGCTTTGGACCAATCAGCAACAGGTTTGTTAAGCTGCAGGACATCAAGCACCAGACAGCTGTCCCCCTCAGTGACGTATgactgccccgcccccacccccctgtatttactgtttcattaaaataaactgataaacatcgtttaaaaatatatgtaataaaaaaGTATCAGAACAATCCCTCCCAGATGCTCATTCTGCCTCATGCTAGTTTTTTAGTATTAGCATtgattcatgttgtgtttagTTATACACGATATGGATTTTTCCCGGACGATACCAATAACTGATAATTACATGTTTCCCATGGCCGATACAGAATGTCACGTTTCTAAAAACAAGTTCATAGCCTGTAGTTAATGCACACCTGAGGGAAAAATTGATAAATATAGTAAGAGAATatggatgaatgaattattcattgttaacagaacaaaaacagctcTGACTCAGTTCTGggtgtttgtttagttttttagtgAAGTACATCAGAAAACTGCAAACAACTCtaggtggaggaggaacatTTCATAAGGTATGGGattcaaaataattaaattaaacattttgacatttcaaataaaacgTGTCAATGTAACAAAATAGTAATTCTGATAAAATAATGTGCATTCAAAAATATAGGCTGTTATAGAACTGAAAGCCTgaaaaaaatactgacaaaaGCGCCATGTGGTTGCAGACAGAAGCTCAAATGGCAGGGACACATCGGAAAAGTAGCGGCGACTTGGCGTGTGCCATTAGCCGGTCTTCTACCACGGAAAACGGCTGGTCACCAAGAGCGATAACTTCCATTGTTCTGTCAGTAATTGCTTTATCCTGTGGACAGTATCTATCAAACTCCCTGCACTTCTGAAATGCCTACTGATAGGCACGGCTGCACAGACACGCGCACTAACTAACGCTGGCTGCAAGCGCCTCTTATTCTCGCCATACATCGTCGTCGCGATGACAGACTCGAAGGTGACTTCTGAGATTGCTAGTGTTaaaatgtgcacatgttttCCCCCCTCTCGGAACCTTTGCACATTTGTTGTAAACTGCAATCCTACAGTCATCCTCAAAAACGTCAACACCGGAAGTGTATATACAGTCTAGGGTTCTGACGTAAACACATCACGGACAGGCACGGATGTATGACGTCATTAGCGCGACCAGGCGCGCTGTGTTTATCGGACGTTTTATTGGCTGTAAATCCCAATtccgataaataaataataatataaaattcccaTTATCGAGCCGATAATATATTGGACCGATATATATCTTGCATCCCTAGTTGTGTTCATCAAAAATGGATtaatacaattgaattgaacCTAAAATTTCAATTACTTCACAATACAACAATATAACTTTAACTACCTGCTACATGTTGACACTTTTTGGAATTGtatacaaaaaatgtaaatgatttgttttaaaaattgAATTGGTTtgacaaatgcaaatgaaatgtaGCTTGAAGTAAGTAAAACAACCCTATCTCAAATTTAATTTCTGAACTTAATCCTTGCAGTGCATTCATTTAACCTGTAGAGAGCGCCACATAATCAAGTCTCAACATAAAGATGTCTGTAACAACTTCAATGCACTTACAGTGTGCGTCTGGCAGTGGGCATTTACATCAAACACATAGTAACACTatattataatgtaatatattataatcTAATATTTGTATTAGATTACATTATATTTGATTATATCAAAGAATAAGTGGTATAAAAAAATGGATGAATGCATATTAACGTAAGggttgagaaaaatgtattcttagaataaacaacaaaaatgaacaTATTGAAAATTTTGTTAGCAGAAAAGTTACGTCCTcaatgctgttttattttaaccttcatgttcataaaacatttacttcatATGATTTAATCTTGCAGAAATTTAAAATAGTTCATTGGCAGTTTTAATTCAGATGTTTGAAGTCAGCCATAACGCAATCCTTTCATGTACACACATTATTGCAGTCCTACAGCTGTTGAGTATTCTTTATTGTCCTCAACAATTGTCAATTGACACACAAGTCACACACTGATAAGACTCACACCTACACTGATAGAGATCGTTCCCTATGGCTTCACATGGTTCCACCTCCAGAATCATACCAGCATGAAAGCTCGTCTTGGAAAGAATCTGTAGGAGTTCACCGGACCCCATACAGTATGTCCATCTGTGACATTGCACAGCACATGGGTGGTGCTCTCATGGCACGTCTCTTGTTCTAATATAAACGTGGGTTGAGCAGCATTTTTCACTATCATGCATGCCAGACCTCTGCAAAGCCATAATGAGAGATCATACAAAACAGGCCTTTACTCAggcttctctccttctctgtgtttAAGATCAAACTTCCCAAACACTGTCTGACACCAAGTGTTGCAACATACAGTAGCTCTTAAGTTACAAACTTCCTTCATCTGTTAAATCAGTGGCTGGTTCACTGTGATCCTGTTTGTTTATAGTCACTCCGGACATGTCCGAGGCTCCAGCGTGTCTTTCACAGTTGATGGCAGTCACAGGTGTTGAATTATGATGAAAAGTTCACAACTGGGTCTGCTGGTCCGACACATACGTCAAATCATTACATAAGCAGGTGCTGACTGACTGGAAGCCATGTCGCACACATGGCTAAGCAGTCAAAGTCATAGGAGGGAGTTTTTCTGCAGCCAGAAGCAATTCAACATATCGATCAAAAATATAAGAAGTAAGAAAAGCGAAAGGAACTGTTTGCAATGCTGCTTTGCACGATGGCAGTAAGTTCCTGCTGTAAATCAGTGTGCTGCCTGAGGCACAGTGATAATGCGGGTTTCGAAGCTgctgtcacatgtcacagtatCCAGCATCCCCGTTCTAAAAAGACTTCAGGGTCGAAACATCATCTGCCCCAGATCGAATAAGCAACTTGTCTCGCTGCCAGCTTTAAGGTTAACATGCAACACCTCACCTGGTTTGACTGTAAATAACCTTGCTGTCATGTGTTCACATGACGTTGAAAACAAAATTCTGAAGTACTGAGAGGACAATCGTAAAGGTATAAATATTGAGTGGGACAGCTGAGGTGTGGTTCTCAGCAACAGATACAAGTGAACTGACAATTTGAGGATAGAAATATggaacatatttttatttttttgcattacCAACTGCAGCAGGACAGGGCATTTCAACATACATTACCCTAACTCATGTATTATCACATTTAGATATGTGTTTGTTGAAGATAAAggcaaaatttaaaaaatctaatgaaatattaaacactATAATTTATTTTACCTCTACCCCATCACATTTAGGGAACAGATTTCTATAAGTGTGTCTAATTCGGTGCGACTTGACTGaattaaaggggactgttgggtcttggtggaagTATGCGCTCCcctgagtgccactctagtttttaaaaagaaatccttTAGTTTGAAGATGCTGAATGGTCTGAAAGTCAAGTTAAAATCAAACAGGAAACTCAGTGATTGCGAGAGAAAACTGAGACAAAGTGTGCTCCAGATTCGATGTATGGCAACGCATCCTGTGGCAGTGGGCGCCGGTTCGGGCCAATGACTCCATGCACAATGAAACATTCACCCTCACCCTCCACATGAACATGCAGgacaagaaaagacaaagagggagaggtggtccacaatgtgtctgtgtatcAGGCGGATCACAACGCCAGACTTTGGCATGAAACAATAAAGATCTCTTATAGAACATGTGTGCCACACAGTGCGGACAAAGGCCTGTCTGTTTCTGGACAACAGGTCATGTCACTGGGACAAAATCAAATTTCATTGCTTCATGTTGTGGGACGCCAGATGTGCAgggaagaacatgcaaatgAGAAGACATCAGAGCACTTGTACAAACTGTACAAAACAAAAGGCCATGATACtgtacatacatgcacacaacagTGGCTCAttgtgccaacacacacacacacacacactcacacacacacatgccacacCCATGCTAATAATCCCCCAAAGACATGTGCCCTCCAGAATCAGTGCCCCTTCTCAGgtctggacacacacatacgtacacacatgcacacacatttagagATGCACCCTGACCTCCATAAAGTAACACGCCATATGCACAGATactgtacacacatacacacacttaacatgccacacacacaccatcccgtctcctctttcactttccccgcctctctgctgccacacacaagcacattcagCTATTCCCTGCATCACCCGTACTGTATCTGACcgcacacactaacacaccatGTCTGCGCCTGTCACCTAACTTTGTGCCCCTTCTCCCTCGTCCCTGCAGCCCCACCCCGCCCACTCCATCCACCCCGAGGCCCAGCTGTCTGCGGCACTCAAAACCACGGCTCCGGGCTTGACATTTTACCCGTGACATCTCAAACCCAGGCACTCCTCAGGTTTGACATGTGGTCGTTCCTCGCACGCACCCAGACCCACATACTGCTGCTCTGCCCGGGTCACTATAGGATGGCATTCATGACAACGCCATGCgatgaagagctgcagacaTGAGCAACATGCATGGGGAAAACCTCTGGTTGTTTACACAAACACGTTGTCTGTCATATGCTATGGTATAAGCATGTCCTATGTATGCTTCCATATTTATATCTGACTTAAAACCACATTTTTGAAACGTCAAGCCCCAGATAGAGGTGTTCTAAAGGCTCTCAAGTTGGATACAGCCAATGACATGATAGTAGCAAGAAGGTCCTGACCAGCCgaggcctttctgtgtggagttttcaTGTTCTATCTGTGTTTGTATACAGGTTATGTTTCCCACACATGATtcatccaaagacatgcagggcTGCTGAACTGGCCACCAGAGATCGCTTGTATGTTCAAATGTGTCCGTCTATATGAATGACATCAACCGGATGTAAGAGGAATCTATTTATCCCAGTATGACATAACGTTGTTTATATTGCCAGTAACCACACAATGGACACTAGACACATAACGTGCATGTTTGAAGGAGTCCATTGTCGGATGTTTTATGTTCGCTTTGTCCTGTATTTGTCCAACATGTGGAAATTCAACAAGAAGATTCAACAAGAAGACACAAACTATATGTATATTCTTCTTATTCCTACTATTTGTTCAGGCAGGTTTTACCAACAGTTTGTACAAATGTCGGTTTAAAAGACGCTATTTGTTCAAGAGAGCAGAaactacaacaataaaaaccttgtatCCTAGTTAGGTATTGGTATGGTGAGATTTTAGTAGCAACCTAATAGAGAGGAGAGGTCGGGgccaatccctgctgacattgggcgagaggcagacACACCCCGAACagcaaccattcacacctacagtcaatcTAGAGTCTCCCACAATGCCCAATGTCTGTGGATTTTAGGAGGAAGCTAGACTGCCtacaaattttttttaataatatgaGCAGCAGTTATAATTAAAGAAACCTTGGTGGAGATATTGTATGTTTGGTTAGAAATATAAAAGGTACCAAGGCTTTTATGGTAACTGGAATcccattattttttaaatatgtttccttctttttacatttctttctggGTGggttatataataataataataataataatagtaatagtaataatagaaaagataataataacagtCCAATAGAGTCCAGCTAGCGGATGTGAGGTGGGgttatatatagtatatatagatatatagtaTTGTGGATCTTTGGTTATATTTGTATCggtattatttgttttatgatgCACAGCTgaatctgtttgtgtctcatctTTGTTTGGCTCGATAAAAAGCTCCAATGTGAGGAATATTGACAGTGTAGGATTCCATcgatcattttagtttttctctttacaAAGTCTTTTGCTAGTTTGAGGGATCACACCCAGCCTacaagccaaaatgtctcataAGACACACATCCTCACCTGCCAGAAACCAACCTAGCAGAATGAAACCTCCtgcctctttatttattttcaatccTCCGTTGTTATACAATCTGCTCTTTCTTTACACTGTCAGGATTATAATTTGCTGAGTCGGCGCCTACAGTTTTACctgcaaataaaaatgatgagcAGTTTAGACCACACTTTTCTTCTGTGTGGAATATGTCACAAACCTGCAGCGTACAGTCGGCCATAAGCAACTGTGCACTTGTGGTTGCcgcaaaaaaataaacacccatgtcttcttttaaatgaaaaatacacagGTCTGGTTTTATTTAGGGGGAGAGATGTTGCCTCATCCATCTGTCTAGA
The sequence above is drawn from the Hippoglossus hippoglossus isolate fHipHip1 chromosome 7, fHipHip1.pri, whole genome shotgun sequence genome and encodes:
- the prdm2a gene encoding PR domain zinc finger protein 2; this encodes MEPDVIKSLHPDLHKHPHQDTERVWEAFPCQHCERHFTSKQGLERHMHVHALANSEEHVHISNNSNMSSGTNQGELQPENMKPLDSVMQHYTSSPASSYTSLLTAGEHIAQPDEQGVHPQLAGEEKTQLPVEENLERIFSETAEQITQLGENIASATVIQNVGQHTQYMLDVSSNISENLSFYIDGKIVSTSTVSSCETSEVHSGSSALVGLDALILDPAQISQVLNADSVTGTEIPGQPLAKRRTATPPLLPQIKTELESEVVVSSSSSSLVSSLIENLLPLNTESTVVQKERTVFLSPKLKQLLEKQDGLNPTLALITEGQKPCSPVSLSVLPIGTGRFKRRTGSPTSSQQQNSMSIEETPVSDTGNIVAERTGQMETQQISPVHLTASEKDDATPPVEEPAVKPVSTESWPPMTGGNSCNQQPLDLSNTVRRNEDLALADAVLDLSLQRRLGESGLTINLVSQAVLTEETFNSCMMAKPFMNIGEQNVSLGNLENSLLTDFAIVTGSDIMTSVEPIAEGLVYGLALPPSSLTPSPALQPASPCTIAFASPSSHRMLTSTPSLITVLASSPHITNPSNQPIQMLAPNISPDPLVICTENALNPSECDLTAAFAGTNPANLVTLSQPLDPTLNLQGHLFLTDQISLNPSLVESTPVSGVPFTPTVTLSDSLLNSYNITSNTVLIECTISLETPGSVVPAAITLQESPSEAPVPTQMVVNHIEQQQIASVPDSPSVDPTILVSSIAESVTLATTTSVVSDCPPVAESSPKPEPVVKAEPPTTKEEEAADDTLSAPDTPSQTSPLTEKAEEDISSYNIPGDAQQQTFTKNFICNVCDKLFHSMKELGQHVGDHADEWPYKCEFCVLLFGKPSALLDHRSSLHGVGKTYVCSACTKEFVYLCNLKQHQEELHPCQQCTYTEEEKGKLRPQNYNNSTKVSVEPSVPHISEEAKTMVKKEESEVDVAAEELFTTIKIMASDGGKFKGPDVRFGINQHYPSFKPPPFPYHNRSPAGLVASATNFTTHNIPQTFTTAIRCTKCGKSFDNMPELHKHILACANASDKRRYTPKKNPIPLRHFAKTQNGVLSTTNSTNGLNASNRASQSNRSKSHQDSPIKMKFKLLNKRKKKFVQRVMPQRNKSVSSSNKATSAQVDVQVFVCPHCNREFSMRRSRTKHMAVCPKKPKEVKKRKEGGISVTKENNGRLHRGISRGAEKQQASPQHKTRFQTSSLAKRPAILPVQTVFSNKRSKIIIKESMQPKQESPTLNELPIVRTFNPSMRQYSRVQHGVKGIPIKITIVKPQQTAPQKDELLPAQSREEGTGAVTSSSEQSVKT